TTATGGAGTTTGAAGAACTCTATCGGGAAACGCAAAAACGCAGTGTAGCCAGTCAGCAAAAGACCAGTCTAAACTTAGATGGGCAAACGATCAGTAACGGCAGTCAAAAGTTGACCGTTCCTAAAGGGATTCAGGCACCATCTGGACAAAGCATTATATTTGACCGAGCTGGGGGCAATTCGTCCCTGGCTAAGGTTGAATTTCAGACCAGTAAAGGAGCGATTCGCTATCAATTATATCTAGGAAATGGAAAAATTAAACGCATTAAGGAAACTAAAAATTAAGGCAGTGATCTTACTAGAAGCAGTAGTAGCGCTAGCCATATTTGCCAGTATTGCAACCCTCCTTTTAGGACAAATTCAGAAAAATAGGCAGGAAGAGGCAGAAATCTTGCAAAAAGAGGAAGTCTTACGTGCAGCGAAGATGGCTCTGCAGACAGGGCAAAATCAAGTAAACATAAACGGAGTGGAGATTCAGGTGTTTTCTAGTGAAAAGGGATTGGAGGTCTACCATGGTTCAGAGAAGTTACTCGACCTTAAAGAGCAGTAAGGTAAGAGCGTTCACTCTTTTAGAATCTCTGATTGCCCTTATCGTCATTAGCGGAGGCTTGCTCCTCTTTCAGGCTATGAGTCAGCTCCTCATTTCAGAAGTTCGTTACCAGCAGCAAAGCGAGCAAAAGGAGTGGCTCTTGTTTGTGGATCAGCTGGAGGCAGAGTTAGAGCGTTCGCAGTTTGAAAAGGTAGAAGGCAATCGCCTCTACATGAAACAAGATGGTAAGGATATCTCTATAGGGAAGTCTAAATCGGATGATTTTCGAAAAACGGATACCAGCGGACGGGGCTATCAGCCGATGGTTTATGGACTCAAATCAGCTCAAATTACAGAGGAAAATCAATTGGTTCGCTTTCGTTTCCAATTTCAAAAGGGCTTAGAAAGGGAGTTCATCTATCGTGTGGAAAAAACAAAAAGTTAAGGCAGGCGTTCTTTTATATGCAGTCACCATGGCAGCCATCTTTAGTCTGTTGTTGCAGTTTTATTTAAATCGGCAAGTCGCCCATCACAAAGACTTTGCCCTAAACAAAGAAAAGTTGATCGCTTTTGCCATGGCCAAGCGAAGTGAGGATAAGGCTGAGCAAGAAAGTGGAGAACGAGTCTTTAACTTAGGAAAAGTCAGATATCAAAATACGAAAACAGGTTTTGCAACAAGTGTTCGTATGAATAAGGGCAACTATGAATTTCTCTTTCCTACGATGAAAACCCAAGAAAAGAAAACAGCTAAAAAGGAAGAGGTAGCGACTGATTCAAGCAATCAAGCAGAGAAGAAAAAATCAGAAGAGAAGTCTGAAAAGAAAGACAATTCCTAGTCAATTCAACTACTTTGTGCTAAACTAAAAGCATGAAACATGATTTTAATCACAAAGCAGAAACCTTTGATTCGCCCAAAAATATCTTTCTTGCAAATTTGGTGTGTCAAGTAGTTGAAAAACAGATTGCTCTTCTATCAGACAAGGAAATACTGGATTTTGGTGGTGGAACGGGTCTATTAGCCTTGCCCCTAGCCAAGCAGGCCAAGTCGGTTACCCTTGTAGATATCTCGGAGAAAATGCTGGAGCAAGACCGTTTGAAAGCAGAGCAACAAGACATCAAGAATATCCAGTTTTTGGAGCAGAATTTACTGGCAAATCCCTTGGAACAACAATTTGACCTAATTGTAGTCAGTCGGGTTCTTCATCATATGCCTGATCTAGATGCGACTCTTGCCATGTTTCACCATCACCTTAGGGAGAATGGATAAGTTCTCATCGCTGATTTTGTCAAGACAGATACCAACCATCATGGTTTTGATTTAGCTGAACTGGAAAACAAGCTAGCCCAGTTTGGTTTTTCGAGCATTGACAGTCAGATCCTTTACAGTGCCGAAGGTCTTTTCCTAGGAAATTACGCAGAGCTCTTTTTAACAGTAGCCCAAAAATCACTCGCTGACTAAAGCAGTGATTTTTTCTCTTCAGATGGAAAAAATAGGGGAATTTTGATAAGATAGGAATATGGATTTTGAAAAAATTGAACAAGCTTATACGTATTTACTAGAGAATGTCCAAGTCATCCAAAGTGATTTGGCGACCAACTTTTATGACGCCTTGGTAGAGCAAAATAGCATCTATCTGGATGGCGAGACAGAGCTAGAGCAGGTCAAGGAGAACAATCAAGCCCTTAAGCGCTTAGCCCTTCGCAAGGAAGAGTGGCTCAAGACCTATCAGTTTCTCTTGATGAAGGCAGGACAAACGGAGCCTTTACAGGCCAATCACCAGTTTACGCCGGATGCCATTGCCCTCCTCTTGGTACTTGTTGTGGAAGAGTTGTTTGAACAAGAGGAAATTAGCATCCTCGAAATAGGTTCTGGTATGGGGATTTTGGGGGCTACTTTCTTGACTTCTCTTGCTAAAAAAGTAGATTACTTGGGAATCGAAGTGGATGACTTGCTGATTGATTTGGCAGCCAGTATGGCAGATGTGATTGGTTTACAAGCTGGTTTTGTTCAAGGAGATGCCGTTCGTCCACAAATGCTTAAAGAAAGCGACGTGGTCATCAGCGACTTGCCTGTTGGCTATTACCCAGACGATGCTATCGCTTCGCGCTATCAAGTGTCTTCTAGTCAAGAGCATACCTATGCCCATCATT
This Streptococcus oralis DNA region includes the following protein-coding sequences:
- the comGD gene encoding competence type IV pilus minor pilin ComGD gives rise to the protein MQNKKQVKLLQIKAFTMLESLLVLGLVSILALGLSGSVQSSFAAVEEQIFFMEFEELYRETQKRSVASQQKTSLNLDGQTISNGSQKLTVPKGIQAPSGQSIIFDRAGGNSSLAKVEFQTSKGAIRYQLYLGNGKIKRIKETKN
- the comGE gene encoding competence type IV pilus minor pilin ComGE, which gives rise to MEKLNALRKLKIKAVILLEAVVALAIFASIATLLLGQIQKNRQEEAEILQKEEVLRAAKMALQTGQNQVNINGVEIQVFSSEKGLEVYHGSEKLLDLKEQ
- the comGF gene encoding competence type IV pilus minor pilin ComGF is translated as MVQRSYSTLKSSKVRAFTLLESLIALIVISGGLLLFQAMSQLLISEVRYQQQSEQKEWLLFVDQLEAELERSQFEKVEGNRLYMKQDGKDISIGKSKSDDFRKTDTSGRGYQPMVYGLKSAQITEENQLVRFRFQFQKGLEREFIYRVEKTKS
- the comGG gene encoding competence type IV pilus minor pilin ComGG, whose product is MWKKQKVKAGVLLYAVTMAAIFSLLLQFYLNRQVAHHKDFALNKEKLIAFAMAKRSEDKAEQESGERVFNLGKVRYQNTKTGFATSVRMNKGNYEFLFPTMKTQEKKTAKKEEVATDSSNQAEKKKSEEKSEKKDNS
- a CDS encoding class I SAM-dependent methyltransferase, which codes for MDFEKIEQAYTYLLENVQVIQSDLATNFYDALVEQNSIYLDGETELEQVKENNQALKRLALRKEEWLKTYQFLLMKAGQTEPLQANHQFTPDAIALLLVLVVEELFEQEEISILEIGSGMGILGATFLTSLAKKVDYLGIEVDDLLIDLAASMADVIGLQAGFVQGDAVRPQMLKESDVVISDLPVGYYPDDAIASRYQVSSSQEHTYAHHLMMEQGLKYLKSDGYAIFLAPSDLLTSPQSDLLKGWLKDEVSLAAIIALPEDIFSTASQAKSIFVLQKKRDKEIEPFVYPLTSLQDPSVLFTFKENFQNWSKGTEI